One genomic window of Legionella jordanis includes the following:
- the trpC gene encoding indole-3-glycerol phosphate synthase TrpC has translation MSILDKIAERKKQEVAEAKQRHPSIQLDEASPPRDFLAGLLTKKPSIIAEIKKASPSKGLIRADFDVAAIAKIYEEAGASCLSVLTDKDFFQGDSSYINIAKNHASLPVLRKDFIIDGYQIDESRALGADCILLIAAMLDDYQLKDFCRQAIELGMSVLVESHTLEELERAIELPTPLMGINNRSLHSFVTDIHTSLELVKHLPEGKIAITESGINTREDVRLMLEHGIQTFLIGESLMRAENIGEKLRTLLI, from the coding sequence ATGAGTATCCTCGACAAAATAGCAGAACGAAAAAAACAAGAAGTAGCCGAAGCAAAACAGCGCCACCCCTCCATTCAATTAGATGAAGCTTCTCCCCCGAGAGATTTTCTTGCCGGATTATTGACCAAAAAACCCTCAATTATAGCGGAAATAAAAAAGGCATCACCCAGTAAAGGTTTGATTCGTGCAGATTTCGATGTCGCTGCTATCGCCAAAATCTATGAGGAAGCAGGTGCGAGTTGCCTATCGGTGCTTACAGATAAAGATTTTTTCCAAGGTGACTCTAGTTATATCAACATTGCTAAAAACCATGCAAGCCTTCCGGTATTACGCAAAGACTTCATCATTGATGGTTATCAAATTGATGAAAGCCGCGCTTTGGGAGCCGATTGCATTCTATTGATTGCAGCCATGCTGGATGATTATCAGCTTAAGGATTTTTGCAGGCAGGCGATTGAACTGGGTATGTCTGTCCTGGTTGAAAGCCATACTTTAGAAGAACTGGAACGTGCAATCGAACTTCCAACCCCGTTAATGGGTATTAACAACCGCAGCCTGCACAGCTTTGTCACAGATATCCATACGAGCCTTGAGCTGGTTAAACACCTGCCAGAGGGCAAAATCGCCATCACCGAGAGCGGTATTAATACCAGAGAGGACGTCAGGCTGATGTTAGAGCACGGCATTCAGACATTTCTAATTGGTGAGAGTCTAATGCGCGCTGAAAACATTGGCGAAAAACTTAGAACACTGCTCATATAA